The DNA sequence gtggattttatacaactgtgtggaagggggctttcTTACAGTAATTtaggtttgtctttatttgcactaatttgcttttaattgctgcAGAGGAGCCAAAGCGTTAAAGCTACAGCCTAGGAAAGATATACATTTGGACTATAATTTCCAGAATCCCTGAGGCAGAGTGACCAATGGCCATGGTTGACCAAGGAACCTGGAAGTCAAGGTTGGAAAAAGTATCATGTCCAAGTGCTGAGTCTAAGGTACAGTCTCAGCTTTAGAGGGAAAGTTGATAGGTTTGGCCTGTGTTGTCTGGAAATGGCTTGTGTAACTCTACCTTCTTCTCCAGTTCCATCCTGCTGTGGCAGACAACAAAGGAGCAAGAGTTTTGTGGTGTGGAAAGCATGAAAGGCACTAAATATTAATACTCATTCCTTGCAAAGAGTGGTCTAAAGGATAAGCACTTGGCCACTGTTTAGGAATCTCAATGATCTCTCTTACACTcacttgaaaaaacaaaacaaaataaagccacaatgaattttaaatttattgaGTGAAAACCATTCATTTAAACATATTTAGAACACAGCGTGAAAACAGAAAGAGTTCAATATAATTTTTGGTATCAGCACACAATAAAAACAGCTagtctttaaaatatttacacCCCTGCATATATGCCTTTTAAAGATTAAAAAGTTGTTCTTCAGATCTGTATTTCTCAAGAGATATGGCTGATCCACACCGGGGACAGGGTTCAGTGTCAGCACTGGTTGGTTGCTTCGGCATGACCATAATTATTGGAGGGGCTCTTCTGGACCTAAACCAACATTTCTCACTGAGAATCAAGATTGAACTTGTTAGCTGGAACCCTGAAGCCGAAATTCCCACATAAATGGCAAAGCCAACATTTTGCTCATATGGAAGAACAGGAAGCTGAAAATAATCAGGGAAATTAATACTGTCATTAACCAATACAGAATACATATTCCACAAAAGTGGGATAAGGATGATGAAACTAGTCAGGAAATTGAGAACTCCCCCAATGCAGAAAAAATTTATCAACACATTTTTTGGTTTTCCTTTGTGGAAAAGTTTCCATAAGGCAAACGACAGGAAAGATAGAGCTAAGGATGCTACTATAAAAACTAAAGACATTAGGTCCTGTGCCAAAAAAATTTCCATCGGGAGGGACAAATGTTCGTCCAGGAACTCCAGACATTGTTTTCTGGAATCCCCATCAGGAGTATGTTCCATGAAGCAGACTCCCCAGATCCCAATCCAGATTTTCTCAGTGCTGGTGCCAGGCTTAAGATGCCATACCCTCCATTCCTCTGCTTCTATTGCTCCATCCAATCGCCGCAAAGGTGAAGCCAATCAAACGGATGTAGGCCAGATGAATGAGCTGTGCAGCATCTGGAAAGTTTCCGTCAGCCAAGCCTAATTTTCGTTTTAGCCACTTCTCCATGCTGAGAAATCTGTGGAAACAAGAAACAAAGCAACCTGTATTTATTAAGTTATGCACATGCAAATTATCTCACATGAGAACCTCCCCTGTGTTTGGGAGAAATTGTGATACATAGGTAAAACCCT is a window from the Anolis carolinensis isolate JA03-04 chromosome 3, rAnoCar3.1.pri, whole genome shotgun sequence genome containing:
- the LOC134297947 gene encoding claudin-4-like, with amino-acid sequence MGKKSHNAIEAEEWRVWHLKPGTSTEKIWIGIWGVCFMEHTPDGDSRKQCLEFLDEHLSLPMEIFLAQDLMSLVFIVASLALSFLSFALWKLFHKGKPKNVLINFFCIGGVLNFLTSFIILIPLLWNMYSVLVNDSINFPDYFQLPVLPYEQNVGFAIYVGISASGFQLTSSILILSEKCWFRSRRAPPIIMVMPKQPTSADTEPCPRCGSAISLEKYRSEEQLFNL